In one window of Synechococcus sp. M16CYN DNA:
- a CDS encoding cysteine desulfurase family protein → MAPYWNKHWGNPSSRQHHQGLIASAAIKLARRQIAEAMAVTPERVVFTSGATEANNLALLGHARTYGSGHLISVNTEHHAVLDPLAQLQREGFQVTLLQPQPDGLITPSQLERAITSDTRLVSVMAANNEIGVLQPLAELAAICQARNITIHSDAAQAFGHIPLGPDVLGLDLISISAHKLYGPKGVGALIIREGINLQPLQWGGGQEGGLRAGTLPTALIVGFATAVQQAMADREERWKRLACLRDRLWRGLQQKIPGLQLNGAAYPRLAHNLNITIPRVSGSRLYRDLRPYLTCSSGSACSKGAPSHVLQAIGRSRSEANSSLRLSLGRYSTANDVEQAIVSIVEAVAMQQM, encoded by the coding sequence ATGGCGCCCTATTGGAATAAACATTGGGGAAACCCCTCCAGCCGCCAGCACCACCAAGGCCTCATCGCTTCTGCTGCAATCAAGCTGGCTCGGCGCCAAATCGCGGAAGCCATGGCCGTCACACCCGAACGGGTTGTATTCACCAGTGGCGCCACTGAAGCCAATAACTTGGCCTTGCTTGGTCATGCCCGTACTTACGGAAGTGGCCATTTAATTAGCGTGAACACTGAACATCACGCCGTTTTGGATCCGCTCGCCCAACTGCAGCGAGAAGGCTTCCAGGTAACACTGTTGCAACCGCAACCTGATGGTTTAATTACCCCATCTCAATTAGAGAGAGCAATCACGTCGGATACGCGACTCGTAAGTGTGATGGCTGCCAACAATGAGATTGGAGTGTTACAGCCTCTGGCAGAACTAGCAGCAATTTGCCAAGCTCGAAATATCACTATTCACAGTGACGCAGCCCAAGCTTTTGGACACATCCCATTGGGACCCGACGTCCTAGGGCTAGATCTGATCAGTATTAGCGCTCATAAACTTTATGGTCCCAAGGGCGTCGGTGCTCTGATCATCCGAGAAGGCATAAACTTGCAACCACTGCAATGGGGAGGCGGCCAAGAGGGGGGTCTACGGGCAGGCACGCTGCCCACTGCCCTTATCGTTGGCTTCGCAACAGCCGTGCAGCAGGCAATGGCAGATCGGGAGGAAAGGTGGAAACGCCTTGCTTGTCTGCGAGATCGGCTCTGGAGAGGGCTGCAACAAAAGATCCCTGGGCTACAGCTCAACGGCGCCGCTTATCCACGTCTAGCCCACAACCTCAATATTACCATTCCTAGGGTGAGCGGTAGTCGCTTGTATCGAGATTTACGACCCTACCTTACTTGCAGTAGCGGATCTGCTTGCAGCAAAGGTGCTCCCTCCCACGTACTCCAAGCTATCGGTCGCTCTCGCTCCGAAGCAAACTCCTCTCTGCGGCTTAGTCTGGGCCGCTATAGCACTGCTAACGATGTAGAACAAGCAATCGTATCGATTGTGGAGGCTGTTGCTATGCAACAAATGTAG